A region of Novipirellula aureliae DNA encodes the following proteins:
- a CDS encoding DUF1549 domain-containing protein, whose translation MNNPIALTNRNATPDVEVRIAAVNSSAVDEVVESAAQVDALIEMGLKSHGVQPNPVASDEQFVRRVYLDISGTIPTAQETKTFLTSEDPNKRAQLIDDLLNKPGYASHLFNYWAGVLRLNDRGRNLLYLRPFGDWLKQSFQENTPFDKMVYEMLTAEGKSWENPAVGYKLRDRGMPLDNLSNTVQIFLGTRIGCAQCHDSPFDQWTQKEFYELAAFESGVETRSPRNAANVPDLKFARSLKDEVDAKDAQRLNQYLRANSHQVYEKERSSLKYPDDYAYSNAEPGEVAKLNVLFGDMPEILPGQSRRQAYAQWMTSKDNPRFTLTIANRMWKRAMGVGFVEPVDDVAEEGEHMNPELEQYLVSEMKRLDFNLKEFMRIIYNTQAYQRQVSYTGYEPGKPYLFEGPVLRRMTAEQVWDSLLTLSIKSPDSYLRPDDSQFIEAINLERDATKAEMMELIETVPEAMNAIRREERAPRYKNVTLRRAAELPQPLPDNHFLRQFGQSDREIISSGSSEGTVPQLLTLFNGPVTHMMLESGSVIRMEIEEADSAEERIDIIFLSILGRMPTLEQKRLALNEARQSALVGYGNVVWSLLNTREFLFVQ comes from the coding sequence ATGAACAATCCGATTGCGCTGACCAACCGCAACGCCACTCCTGATGTCGAGGTTCGGATCGCTGCCGTGAATTCGAGCGCGGTCGACGAAGTGGTCGAATCCGCAGCGCAGGTCGATGCCCTCATCGAGATGGGATTGAAAAGTCACGGTGTCCAGCCAAACCCGGTGGCGAGCGACGAGCAATTTGTCCGCCGCGTCTACCTCGATATCTCGGGAACCATCCCTACGGCACAAGAAACAAAAACGTTCTTAACATCGGAAGATCCCAATAAACGCGCTCAGCTGATTGATGATCTTCTCAACAAGCCGGGATACGCCAGTCATCTGTTCAATTATTGGGCTGGCGTCTTGCGACTGAATGATCGTGGTCGGAACCTTTTGTATCTACGTCCCTTCGGTGACTGGTTGAAGCAGAGTTTTCAGGAGAACACTCCGTTCGACAAGATGGTTTACGAAATGCTGACGGCCGAGGGTAAGTCGTGGGAGAATCCCGCGGTCGGCTACAAGCTTCGCGATCGAGGGATGCCTCTCGATAACCTAAGCAACACGGTCCAGATTTTTTTGGGGACACGGATCGGTTGTGCCCAGTGTCATGATTCCCCATTTGACCAATGGACCCAAAAAGAATTCTACGAACTGGCTGCGTTTGAAAGCGGTGTCGAAACCCGCAGCCCTCGCAATGCCGCCAATGTGCCCGATTTGAAATTTGCTAGATCTCTCAAGGACGAAGTGGATGCGAAAGATGCACAGAGACTGAATCAGTATCTTCGGGCGAACTCGCACCAAGTTTACGAGAAGGAGCGAAGTTCGCTGAAGTACCCCGACGATTATGCCTACAGCAATGCCGAGCCAGGCGAAGTGGCCAAGTTAAACGTTTTGTTCGGCGACATGCCTGAAATCCTACCTGGACAATCGCGACGACAAGCCTATGCCCAGTGGATGACTTCGAAAGACAATCCCCGCTTCACGCTGACGATTGCCAATCGAATGTGGAAGCGAGCGATGGGGGTTGGTTTCGTTGAGCCCGTGGATGACGTGGCCGAAGAGGGCGAGCATATGAACCCCGAATTGGAGCAATACTTGGTTTCCGAAATGAAACGGCTCGACTTCAACTTGAAGGAATTCATGCGGATCATTTACAACACGCAGGCATACCAGAGGCAAGTCAGTTACACGGGGTACGAGCCAGGCAAACCGTATCTTTTTGAAGGTCCTGTGTTGCGGCGGATGACGGCCGAGCAAGTCTGGGATTCGCTGCTGACGCTCAGTATCAAATCGCCCGATTCGTATCTTCGTCCTGATGATTCGCAGTTCATTGAGGCGATCAACTTGGAGCGTGACGCGACCAAGGCAGAGATGATGGAGCTGATCGAGACGGTTCCGGAAGCCATGAATGCCATTCGACGCGAAGAGCGGGCGCCGCGATACAAGAATGTTACGCTTCGCCGAGCGGCTGAGTTGCCGCAGCCGTTACCGGACAACCATTTCCTGCGCCAATTCGGACAAAGTGATCGCGAGATCATTTCGTCGGGATCAAGCGAAGGGACGGTTCCTCAATTGTTGACATTGTTCAATGGTCCGGTCACTCACATGATGCTCGAAAGTGGCTCCGTGATCCGTATGGAAATCGAAGAGGCAGACAGTGCTGAGGAACGCATCGACATAATCTTCCTGAGCATTCTCGGCCGAATGCCAACGCTCGAGCAAAAGCGTTTGGCTTTAAACGAAGCCCGACAATCGGCTTTAGTGGGTTACGGAAACGTTGTTTGGTCTCTACTAAACACGCGTGAATTTTTGTTTGTTCAATAA
- a CDS encoding calcium/sodium antiporter — MIISLLWIVGGLALLVIGGEALVRGASSLARIAHISPLVIGLTVVAFGTSAPELATSVGAAFSGKGDMAIGNVIGSNIANVLLILGIASLIKPLKVQSQLVRLDVPLMVFVSVGLLIFAWNGTISRIEGCGLFAAIVIYTIWLLLRSRRESATVQQEFDEAIPTQPIGKYSVLIQCILVVAALAMLILGANMLVGGASDLARVLEISELVIGLTIVAVGTSLPELITSVMAAFRGESDIAVGNVVGSNLFNILSVLGAAAAVSPNGLQVPTSALRFDIPMMILVSIVCLPIFFTGYRISRWEGMFFLSSYIAFVAYQLI; from the coding sequence ATGATCATTAGCTTACTTTGGATCGTCGGCGGGCTTGCCTTGCTGGTTATTGGTGGTGAGGCATTGGTACGAGGCGCTTCCTCGTTGGCCCGGATCGCTCACATCAGTCCATTGGTCATCGGATTAACCGTCGTTGCATTTGGAACGAGTGCCCCGGAACTGGCGACCAGCGTGGGGGCAGCGTTCTCGGGCAAAGGCGACATGGCGATCGGAAATGTGATCGGCAGCAATATCGCCAATGTTTTATTGATCCTCGGCATCGCCTCACTCATCAAGCCCCTGAAGGTTCAAAGTCAATTGGTGCGTTTGGATGTGCCGTTGATGGTGTTCGTTAGTGTCGGCCTGCTAATATTTGCTTGGAACGGAACGATCAGCCGAATCGAGGGGTGTGGCTTGTTCGCCGCCATCGTGATCTACACGATTTGGTTGCTTCTCCGCAGTCGGCGTGAGTCGGCGACGGTCCAACAGGAATTTGATGAAGCGATTCCGACGCAGCCGATCGGGAAGTACTCCGTCCTGATCCAATGCATTTTGGTTGTCGCTGCGCTGGCGATGCTGATCCTAGGCGCAAACATGCTTGTTGGCGGAGCGAGCGATTTGGCGCGGGTATTGGAAATTAGCGAGCTGGTGATCGGGTTGACCATCGTTGCGGTAGGAACGTCGCTTCCTGAATTGATTACTTCAGTGATGGCTGCGTTTCGAGGCGAGAGTGACATTGCGGTGGGAAACGTTGTAGGCAGCAACCTGTTCAATATTCTCTCGGTGCTCGGTGCGGCGGCAGCGGTTTCACCAAACGGGCTGCAAGTTCCCACATCCGCCCTTCGATTTGATATCCCCATGATGATCCTTGTCTCCATCGTTTGCTTGCCAATCTTTTTTACTGGCTACCGTATTTCCCGGTGGGAAGGAATGTTTTTCCTAAGCAGCTACATCGCGTTTGTGGCGTACCAGTTGATCTAG
- a CDS encoding BatD family protein — MKQLITTIAFTALLVTAASAANIETRLSTRETYVGSPIVLQLSITDAGDYDQPAPPVIEGCEVRSNGAPSQSTRIAFINGRRSESRSVTLQYLITPRREGTFTIPAMTFEVDGKTVATEPQRFVATKSETGDLMFVEIEGGKDKVFVGEPLDLTLKVWIKPFRDPETGQTLSEGSMWNRISDSTSWGGFANRMKEMYENNQRPGGQEVLRDDGRGNERAYYQYEINATVYPKRAGKIDADDVQIVVNYPTALGRSRSPLARFFDDDMFGGSSPFGSRMVVTSSRPIVGDVRVDATEVLPVPTAGRPADYRGAVGRYQIATQASPTTVDAGDPITLNIGIAGTGPMELVQAPPLDELSELTADFKVADEPLAGFVRADTKLFSTTIRPRREGIKQIPAIRFSFFDPETESFQTVKSEPIKITVSKSESLALDAIVGHGRRDDSDSATEAVDRSLPDLTNHSDASVLVSQSPRGPSNWWWAFVIVPPIVWLATAAAKYRDALIHWLPSLKSPKSRCLAAIERAKDQEAMNEAVVDFVLARNRTRQSLVHPRSKTPGGLTSESNPSATRRVSRSVEAVGSLRVAGMYQVANEVESFLAKSATEQVQILANSAAELVERIDAEIRANRKTRVKTMKQKDRAINLTRPLALLFVALTVSAFGTKPAVAEGVKTLDSTATVVQLSPTQQQTLLSEATDAYTNGITKSHADAASAKELLETATEKYQLLVDSGIQNADLFINLGNAYLQTGRLGYAIANYERALQLDPGNPQAIKNVAYADKKTGSQRRQDIGREMGNIPTLASSVLRVRSWNNAFTSFVGARPVTWLLALSSITFWGLLILRIVFRPFPLWKYAAVPLMLLLLSLGSVSLTQTNPQPTWNAVIVADDVSLRAGDGDQFDSVLSAASSQGQRVEMLATRGDWTQIRTDDGHVGWVHVGDLEVVKSQKT; from the coding sequence ATGAAACAGCTAATCACAACCATTGCCTTCACCGCACTTTTGGTGACCGCCGCCTCAGCCGCCAACATTGAAACTCGGCTATCCACACGCGAAACCTACGTCGGATCGCCTATCGTATTGCAACTTTCCATCACCGACGCTGGCGATTACGACCAACCTGCGCCGCCGGTGATTGAAGGATGCGAAGTCCGATCCAATGGTGCACCGTCCCAAAGCACCAGGATTGCCTTTATCAATGGACGCCGCAGTGAGAGTCGAAGTGTCACGCTACAGTATTTGATCACGCCCCGACGCGAAGGCACTTTCACGATCCCAGCGATGACTTTCGAAGTCGACGGCAAAACCGTAGCGACGGAGCCACAAAGGTTTGTTGCGACCAAGAGCGAAACGGGCGACTTGATGTTTGTTGAAATCGAAGGTGGTAAAGACAAGGTCTTCGTTGGCGAACCGCTCGATCTCACATTGAAAGTCTGGATCAAACCATTCCGCGATCCCGAGACAGGTCAAACGCTCAGCGAAGGCAGTATGTGGAATCGGATTTCCGATTCCACTTCGTGGGGCGGTTTCGCAAATCGCATGAAAGAAATGTATGAAAATAACCAACGACCTGGTGGCCAGGAGGTGTTGCGTGACGACGGTCGCGGCAACGAGCGAGCCTACTACCAGTACGAAATCAATGCCACGGTCTATCCCAAGCGCGCCGGCAAGATCGATGCGGATGATGTGCAGATCGTCGTCAACTATCCCACCGCTCTGGGGAGGTCTCGGTCGCCTCTCGCCCGTTTTTTCGATGACGACATGTTCGGTGGCAGTTCGCCCTTTGGAAGCCGCATGGTCGTGACAAGTTCGCGTCCAATCGTCGGCGATGTCCGAGTGGATGCAACCGAGGTCCTGCCCGTTCCAACTGCCGGGCGTCCGGCGGACTATCGCGGCGCCGTGGGACGTTATCAAATCGCCACCCAAGCCTCACCAACGACGGTCGACGCAGGCGACCCGATCACGCTGAACATCGGAATTGCCGGCACGGGGCCGATGGAGTTGGTGCAGGCTCCACCACTTGACGAATTGTCGGAATTGACAGCCGATTTTAAGGTTGCGGATGAACCGTTGGCTGGTTTTGTCAGAGCCGATACGAAACTGTTTTCGACAACGATTCGACCGCGACGCGAAGGAATCAAACAGATTCCAGCGATTCGCTTTAGTTTTTTCGATCCCGAAACGGAATCGTTCCAAACCGTGAAAAGTGAGCCGATTAAGATTACTGTTAGCAAGTCCGAATCATTGGCATTGGACGCGATCGTCGGTCATGGACGGAGAGACGATTCCGATTCGGCAACGGAGGCCGTCGATCGCAGCCTACCCGACCTGACGAACCACTCCGACGCCAGTGTGCTGGTGTCGCAATCACCCCGTGGGCCGTCGAATTGGTGGTGGGCGTTTGTGATCGTACCGCCGATCGTTTGGTTGGCGACGGCCGCTGCGAAATACCGTGATGCGCTGATCCATTGGCTGCCCAGTTTGAAATCACCCAAGTCGAGATGCCTCGCAGCGATCGAACGAGCGAAGGATCAGGAAGCAATGAACGAAGCGGTTGTAGATTTCGTCCTTGCCCGTAACCGAACTCGCCAAAGTTTGGTTCATCCCCGTTCCAAAACCCCTGGGGGACTCACCTCCGAATCCAATCCCTCGGCTACACGCAGGGTGAGCAGGAGTGTTGAGGCGGTTGGATCGTTGCGAGTCGCTGGAATGTACCAAGTCGCAAACGAAGTCGAGTCGTTCCTAGCGAAATCGGCAACCGAGCAAGTCCAAATTCTGGCGAACTCCGCTGCGGAGCTTGTTGAAAGAATCGACGCCGAAATACGCGCCAATCGAAAGACACGAGTGAAAACGATGAAGCAAAAAGATCGTGCGATCAACTTGACGCGGCCGCTTGCGTTGTTGTTTGTTGCTCTCACCGTTTCTGCGTTCGGTACAAAACCAGCTGTCGCGGAAGGCGTTAAGACGCTCGATTCCACCGCGACGGTCGTCCAATTATCTCCCACTCAACAACAGACGTTGCTCTCGGAAGCAACGGATGCCTACACGAACGGAATTACCAAATCGCACGCTGACGCTGCGTCAGCGAAAGAACTCTTGGAAACCGCGACGGAGAAATACCAATTGCTGGTCGATAGTGGAATCCAGAATGCGGACCTATTCATTAATTTGGGGAATGCATATCTGCAAACCGGAAGGCTCGGGTATGCGATCGCCAACTACGAGAGAGCGTTGCAGTTGGATCCCGGCAATCCCCAAGCAATCAAGAACGTTGCCTATGCGGACAAAAAGACGGGTAGCCAAAGGCGCCAAGACATTGGACGCGAAATGGGAAACATCCCAACACTGGCGAGTTCGGTTCTACGTGTTCGATCTTGGAACAACGCTTTCACGAGTTTCGTCGGAGCACGGCCCGTCACCTGGCTATTGGCACTATCGTCGATCACCTTTTGGGGACTGCTGATATTGAGAATCGTATTCCGACCGTTTCCGCTATGGAAATACGCCGCAGTACCCTTGATGCTTTTACTCCTCTCACTCGGCTCCGTTTCGCTAACGCAAACCAACCCGCAGCCGACCTGGAATGCGGTGATCGTAGCAGATGACGTCAGCCTGCGTGCAGGCGATGGCGACCAATTCGATTCGGTCCTCAGCGCTGCGTCGTCGCAAGGTCAACGGGTAGAGATGCTAGCGACACGCGGTGATTGGACACAAATCAGAACGGACGATGGGCACGTTGGATGGGTTCATGTTGGCGATCTTGAAGTGGTAAAAAGTCAAAAAACATAG
- a CDS encoding tetratricopeptide repeat protein — protein MKSITSKRLLIALLAWAMTSQLFADSATEINAANALVRQGKIDEALDNYRSIVPTAEVKEELDYNVAVAQYRKGDIESAKSMFSKASTSSNAKLAAAARYNLGNCFYNDAVAAAESDKTAAIESLNQAIEHYRGSLAGNPNQVDARANIELAAELIKRLKQEQKQQEKEQQEQEQQEQEQQEQEQQEQEQQQQEQQQQEQQQQEQQEQEQQEQEQEQQDQQDQQSQSNDKEPSQQDQQSQGSESKDNNSQEEQSEQQPSSSEEQQTKEEHSNEQDRKDPQRENQAAKDEQTKSNSLDQQDSPHSQDQQQQSGEPSENQQDEMDDQPVPRGELKAASEQDADDKSNENAAVADSTVKEGLLSKEEALKMLQAVRDRDMLRRLRKEQLERSMRVPTDRDW, from the coding sequence ATGAAATCCATCACTTCAAAACGACTCTTGATCGCCTTGCTCGCTTGGGCGATGACTTCACAACTGTTCGCGGATTCAGCAACCGAAATCAATGCGGCCAACGCACTGGTCCGACAAGGGAAAATCGACGAAGCGTTGGACAATTACCGCAGCATCGTACCCACAGCGGAAGTGAAAGAGGAACTAGACTACAACGTGGCGGTTGCCCAATACCGCAAGGGCGACATTGAATCAGCCAAGTCAATGTTTTCAAAAGCATCAACGTCTTCCAACGCCAAGCTCGCTGCGGCCGCAAGATACAATCTGGGCAACTGCTTCTATAACGATGCCGTCGCAGCGGCAGAGAGCGACAAGACTGCAGCGATCGAATCACTGAACCAAGCCATTGAACACTACCGCGGTTCCTTGGCTGGTAATCCCAATCAGGTTGACGCTCGCGCCAACATCGAACTGGCGGCTGAATTGATAAAAAGATTGAAGCAAGAGCAGAAGCAGCAAGAGAAGGAGCAGCAAGAGCAAGAGCAGCAAGAGCAAGAGCAACAAGAGCAGGAGCAGCAAGAGCAGGAGCAACAACAGCAGGAGCAACAACAGCAGGAGCAACAACAGCAGGAGCAACAAGAGCAGGAGCAGCAGGAGCAGGAGCAAGAGCAGCAAGATCAGCAAGATCAGCAATCGCAGTCGAACGACAAAGAGCCGAGCCAGCAAGATCAGCAGAGCCAAGGTTCTGAGTCAAAGGACAACAACTCGCAAGAAGAACAGTCCGAGCAGCAGCCATCATCTTCCGAAGAGCAGCAGACCAAAGAAGAGCATTCAAATGAACAAGATCGAAAAGATCCACAACGGGAGAATCAAGCTGCCAAAGACGAACAAACCAAATCGAATTCGTTGGACCAGCAAGACTCGCCGCACTCGCAAGATCAACAGCAGCAGTCTGGCGAGCCGAGCGAAAATCAGCAAGACGAAATGGACGATCAGCCCGTTCCCCGTGGCGAATTGAAAGCGGCAAGCGAGCAAGATGCTGATGACAAATCGAACGAGAATGCCGCCGTTGCTGATTCCACGGTCAAAGAGGGACTCCTGTCGAAAGAAGAGGCACTCAAGATGCTGCAAGCCGTTCGCGACCGCGACATGTTGCGTCGACTTCGCAAAGAACAACTCGAACGAAGCATGCGTGTTCCCACCGACCGCGACTGGTAG